Proteins encoded within one genomic window of uncultured Sphingopyxis sp.:
- a CDS encoding haloalkane dehalogenase, translated as MRVYRTPDDYFSELPDWPYAPKYVEVADGLRVHYVDEGAAGDQPVLMLHGEPTWAYLYRKMIGPAVAAGFRVVAPDLIGFGRSDKPLDRDAYSYAAQVAWMRQWIEALDLKDMILACQDWGSLIGLRLVAEMPERFAGVALSNGGLPEGQPAPRAFAIWRAFSRYSPLFPIGRIVNAGAQKRLTPAEIAAYDAPFPTRASKVAARVFPSFVPLGDNVAVPDQKRAWAALEAFDKPFLCCFTDGDPITRGGDALFTSRVPGARGMAHRTLTGGHFVQENDPAGFVAAIRDVAAAGLNR; from the coding sequence ATGCGCGTCTATCGCACGCCGGACGACTATTTTTCGGAACTGCCGGACTGGCCCTATGCGCCGAAATATGTCGAGGTCGCGGACGGGCTTCGCGTCCATTATGTCGATGAGGGCGCGGCCGGGGACCAGCCGGTGTTGATGCTGCACGGCGAACCGACCTGGGCCTATCTCTATCGCAAGATGATCGGCCCGGCGGTTGCAGCGGGGTTTCGCGTCGTCGCGCCCGATCTGATCGGGTTCGGCCGGTCGGACAAGCCGCTTGACCGTGACGCTTACAGCTATGCGGCGCAGGTCGCATGGATGCGGCAATGGATCGAGGCGCTCGACCTCAAGGATATGATCCTCGCCTGTCAGGATTGGGGTTCGCTGATCGGCTTGCGCCTCGTCGCGGAAATGCCCGAACGCTTTGCCGGGGTGGCGCTGTCGAACGGGGGATTGCCCGAGGGGCAGCCGGCGCCGCGCGCCTTTGCGATCTGGCGTGCTTTTTCGCGCTATAGTCCGCTCTTTCCGATCGGGCGGATCGTCAATGCCGGGGCGCAAAAGCGGCTGACACCGGCGGAAATCGCGGCCTATGACGCGCCCTTCCCGACGCGCGCCTCCAAGGTTGCGGCGCGGGTGTTCCCGTCCTTCGTCCCGCTGGGCGACAATGTCGCGGTGCCCGACCAGAAGCGCGCCTGGGCGGCGCTCGAGGCGTTCGACAAGCCCTTCCTCTGTTGCTTCACCGACGGCGACCCGATCACGCGCGGCGGCGATGCGCTGTTCACGAGCCGCGTTCCCGGCGCGCGCGGCATGGCGCATCGCACGCTGACGGGCGGACATTTTGTGCAGGAGAATGACCCGGCGGGTTTCGTCGCGGCGATCCGCGACGTTGCGGCGGCGGGCCTTAATCGCTGA
- a CDS encoding NADPH-dependent FMN reductase, whose translation MARNILVFYGSYRRDRQGIKLARWLVEAIAARGDSAELIDAKAVGLPMLDRMYKEYPKGEAPAAMEELAGKIRAADGFLFVTGEYNWGPQPGLKNLTDHFLEEWFWRPAAIACYSAGSFAGVRSMMGWRDILGEMGMAVISSILPVARIGKTFDAEGQPTGDEGKQLERLFPRFADDLNWWIDAARAQRAKVAPPY comes from the coding sequence ATGGCCCGAAACATTCTCGTCTTCTACGGCAGCTATCGCCGCGACCGGCAGGGCATCAAGCTCGCGCGCTGGCTCGTCGAGGCCATCGCGGCGCGCGGGGACAGCGCCGAACTGATCGATGCGAAGGCGGTCGGCCTGCCGATGCTCGACCGGATGTACAAGGAATATCCGAAGGGCGAGGCGCCGGCGGCGATGGAGGAACTTGCCGGTAAAATCCGCGCCGCCGACGGATTTCTGTTCGTCACCGGCGAATATAATTGGGGGCCGCAACCGGGGCTCAAGAATCTCACCGATCATTTTCTTGAGGAATGGTTCTGGCGCCCCGCGGCGATCGCCTGCTACTCGGCGGGATCCTTCGCCGGAGTGCGTTCGATGATGGGGTGGCGCGACATATTGGGCGAAATGGGCATGGCGGTGATTTCGTCGATCCTGCCCGTCGCGCGCATCGGCAAGACCTTCGATGCCGAAGGCCAGCCCACGGGCGACGAAGGCAAGCAACTCGAACGGCTATTCCCGCGCTTCGCCGACGACCTCAACTGGTGGATCGACGCCGCGAGGGCGCAGCGCGCGAAGGTCGCCCCGCCCTATTAA
- a CDS encoding MFS transporter has protein sequence MTDKAALSQGLAAPATGVSAQTRTMLWILLIVYIFNFLDRQIVNILAEPIKADLGLSDTQLGLLAGPAFAVFYALLGIPIARYADKEGTNRVRLIALALAIWSAMTAVCGLAQNFVQLLFARIGVGVGEAGCTPSAHSLISDSVAPEKRSSAIAFYGLGVPIGSLLGLIIGGIVNDLYGWRIALMLVGAPGLLLALVVLFAMREPRHSRPAATAADGAPAARLSTGEAMREIFASRAFVYILIASSVVAFLGYGKALWTISFFIRSHGLSTTEAGLSMAVVLGLAGVFGTWLGGKAADRFGPRDKKHILTLPAYGMALAAPVLFLGYYMDNWMIAVALLIVPTILNSAYYGPAYGCVQGLVRPQARAVAASIMLFGQNLIGLGFGPFLFGVLSDALAPAYGQESVRYVLYGAAWLGLIPAFFFWRASLRLSRELKSG, from the coding sequence ATGACCGATAAAGCCGCCTTGTCGCAGGGCCTTGCCGCGCCGGCCACCGGCGTTTCCGCGCAGACGCGGACGATGCTGTGGATTCTGCTGATCGTCTATATCTTCAATTTCCTCGATCGGCAGATCGTCAACATCCTCGCCGAGCCGATAAAGGCCGATCTCGGGCTTTCGGACACCCAGCTCGGCCTGCTCGCCGGTCCCGCGTTCGCCGTCTTCTATGCGCTGCTCGGCATCCCGATCGCGCGCTACGCCGACAAGGAGGGGACGAACCGCGTGCGGCTGATCGCGCTCGCGCTCGCCATCTGGTCGGCGATGACCGCGGTGTGCGGGCTCGCGCAGAATTTCGTCCAACTGCTGTTCGCGCGCATCGGCGTCGGCGTCGGCGAAGCAGGGTGTACTCCTTCGGCGCACTCGTTGATCTCGGACAGCGTCGCGCCCGAAAAACGCTCGTCGGCGATCGCCTTCTACGGGCTCGGCGTGCCGATCGGCTCGCTGCTCGGGCTGATCATCGGCGGGATCGTCAACGACCTCTATGGCTGGCGCATCGCGCTGATGCTCGTCGGGGCACCGGGGTTGCTGCTCGCGCTCGTCGTGCTGTTCGCGATGCGCGAGCCGCGGCACAGCCGCCCTGCCGCAACCGCGGCCGATGGGGCACCCGCGGCGCGGCTTTCGACCGGCGAGGCGATGCGCGAAATCTTCGCCTCGCGCGCGTTCGTCTATATATTGATCGCCTCGTCGGTCGTCGCTTTCCTCGGTTACGGCAAGGCGCTGTGGACGATCAGCTTCTTCATCCGCAGCCACGGGCTGTCGACGACCGAGGCGGGGCTGTCGATGGCGGTCGTGCTGGGGTTGGCGGGCGTGTTCGGCACCTGGCTCGGCGGCAAGGCGGCGGACAGGTTCGGGCCGCGCGACAAGAAGCATATATTGACCTTGCCCGCCTATGGCATGGCGCTTGCGGCGCCGGTGCTGTTCCTCGGCTATTATATGGACAATTGGATGATCGCCGTCGCGCTGCTGATCGTCCCGACGATTCTCAACTCGGCCTATTACGGGCCCGCCTATGGCTGTGTGCAGGGGCTGGTGCGACCGCAGGCGCGCGCCGTGGCGGCTTCGATCATGCTGTTCGGCCAGAATCTGATCGGGCTGGGGTTCGGGCCGTTCCTGTTCGGCGTCCTTTCGGATGCGCTGGCGCCGGCCTATGGACAGGAAAGCGTGCGCTACGTCCTCTATGGCGCGGCGTGGCTAGGCCTTATCCCCGCCTTCTTCTTCTGGCGCGCCAGCCTCCGGCTCAGCCGCGAACTCAAGTCGGGTTAA
- a CDS encoding DUF2721 domain-containing protein, with translation MDLDAGAIAQTIQLSVTPVFLLVATGSLLNVIAGRLARVVDRSRHLMQRWADTEGVEHERIVAELRIADRRMKIINNSILSAVACGIVVCLLVALLFTQAFTGANLGVAASWAFAVAMLLLLVSLILFLVEVRLAVRAIHVPMELLELEDRDWKQRRDRR, from the coding sequence ATGGACCTCGACGCCGGCGCGATTGCGCAGACGATCCAGCTGTCGGTCACGCCGGTGTTCCTGCTGGTGGCGACCGGCAGCCTGCTCAACGTCATCGCGGGGCGGCTGGCGCGCGTCGTCGATCGCTCGCGCCATCTGATGCAACGCTGGGCCGATACCGAAGGCGTCGAGCATGAGCGCATCGTCGCCGAACTGCGCATCGCCGACCGGCGGATGAAGATCATCAACAATTCGATCCTCTCCGCCGTGGCGTGCGGGATCGTCGTCTGCCTGCTCGTCGCCTTGCTGTTCACCCAAGCCTTTACAGGCGCCAATCTGGGCGTCGCGGCGTCCTGGGCCTTTGCCGTTGCAATGCTGTTGCTGCTCGTCTCGCTGATCCTCTTTCTCGTCGAGGTGCGGCTTGCGGTGCGCGCGATCCACGTGCCGATGGAATTGCTCGAGCTGGAAGACAGGGACTGGAAGCAGCGGCGCGACCGGCGCTGA
- a CDS encoding LL-diaminopimelate aminotransferase — protein MSEDEFYRIKRLPPYVIAEVNAMRAAARAAGEDIIDLGMGNPDLPPPAHVIEKLCEVAMKPDAHGYSQSKGIPGLRRAQANYYGRRFNVDLDPESEVVVTMGSKEGLASLATAITGPGDVVLAPNPSYPIHTFGFIIAGATIRSVPTTPDENYWRALDRAMAFTVPRPSILVVNYPSNPTAEAVDLAFYERLVAWAKENKVWVLSDLAYSELYYDGNPTPSILQVPGAKDVAVEFTSMSKTYSMAGWRMGFAVGNKRLIAAMTRVKSYLDYGAFTPIQAAACAALNGPQDIVARNRELYQKRRDVMVESFGRAGWEIPSPPASMFAWAPLPPALKDMGSLEFSKQLLTHAKVAVAPGVGYGEDGEGYVRIAMVENEQRIRQAARNVRKFLAMHGVNTPSVATGG, from the coding sequence ATCAAGCGCCTGCCGCCCTACGTCATCGCCGAAGTGAATGCGATGCGTGCGGCCGCCCGCGCCGCGGGAGAGGACATCATCGACCTGGGGATGGGCAACCCCGACCTGCCGCCGCCCGCGCATGTGATCGAGAAGCTCTGCGAAGTCGCGATGAAGCCCGACGCGCACGGCTATTCGCAGTCGAAGGGCATTCCGGGCCTCCGCCGCGCGCAGGCCAATTATTACGGCCGCCGCTTCAACGTCGACCTCGATCCCGAGAGCGAGGTCGTGGTGACGATGGGGTCGAAGGAAGGGCTCGCCAGCCTCGCGACCGCGATCACCGGCCCCGGCGACGTCGTGCTCGCGCCGAACCCCAGCTATCCGATCCACACCTTCGGCTTCATCATCGCCGGCGCGACGATCCGCAGCGTTCCGACGACCCCCGACGAGAATTACTGGCGCGCGCTCGACCGCGCGATGGCCTTCACCGTGCCGCGACCGTCGATCCTCGTCGTCAACTATCCGTCGAACCCGACCGCCGAGGCGGTAGACCTTGCCTTTTATGAGCGGCTCGTCGCCTGGGCGAAGGAGAATAAGGTCTGGGTGCTGTCGGACCTCGCCTATTCGGAGCTTTATTACGACGGCAATCCGACCCCCTCGATCCTGCAGGTTCCGGGCGCGAAGGACGTCGCGGTCGAATTCACCTCGATGTCGAAGACCTATTCGATGGCGGGCTGGCGCATGGGTTTCGCGGTCGGCAACAAGCGGCTGATCGCGGCGATGACGCGCGTCAAATCCTATCTCGACTATGGCGCCTTCACCCCGATCCAGGCCGCGGCCTGCGCGGCGCTCAACGGCCCGCAGGACATCGTCGCCAGGAACCGCGAGCTTTACCAGAAGCGCCGCGACGTGATGGTCGAAAGCTTCGGCCGCGCGGGCTGGGAGATTCCGAGCCCGCCCGCGTCGATGTTCGCCTGGGCGCCGCTGCCCCCCGCACTCAAGGACATGGGAAGCCTCGAATTTTCGAAGCAGCTTCTGACCCATGCCAAGGTCGCGGTCGCGCCGGGCGTCGGCTATGGCGAGGACGGCGAAGGCTATGTCCGCATCGCGATGGTCGAGAATGAGCAGCGCATCCGCCAGGCGGCGCGCAACGTGCGCAAATTCCTGGCGATGCATGGCGTGAACACGCCGTCGGTCGCGACGGGGGGATGA